The nucleotide window CCTTCGCTTGAGACTGCCTCCACCTGAGAGCCAGGCCTTCCTACCTCCATTCAGCTGCCATGAATGAAGCCATTCAGCCCAGGTGCCATGAGCCTGCTGTGGCCACCAATAGTCTCCAAGGCTTACGAGACTCACTCTGCCACCCAGGCTTTGATACCCTCCCCCATGGTCACACTTTCCTGCCAATAGCCCAGGGAGTCAATGGCCCCAGCTCCTGTGTGTGGGTATGGACGTGTGACGAATATGCGTATCTATGTCACTGGCCACATCTCACAATTGTGCAGATAGACACATCCACAAGAGGGCCAAACACGTCCCAGCCATCAGTGAtaatggtgtcttagtcagggtttctaacccaacactgtgaccaaaatgtaaattgagaggaaagggtttaacctgcttacacttccaaattgaggttcatcaccaaaggaagtcaggacaggaactcacacagggcaggaacctggaggcaggagctgaagcagacaccACAGAGCggggctacttactggcttgctccccgtggcttgctcagcctaccttcttgtagaacccaggaccaccagcccaaggatggccccacccacactgggctgggccctccccccttgatcactagttgagaaaatgccttacagctggatctcatggaggcatttcctcaacagaggctcctttctctgtgataactccagcttgtgtcaagttgacacacaaccaTCCAGCACAGACAGGATGAAGGCTGCATGTCTTAGGGCAAGAGGCTTTGGGGCAGTGCACATCTGTGCAGCATCTGGGGCAGTCCAGCTTGAAGCCCTCTTCGACTTTCTGAAATCTACCCAGCTGTGACCATGTAAAGTagcccaggtgtggtggcacacagctgtagTCTCAGTACTCAAGAGACTAGGGTGGGGTTGGGGTAGAGAGATGCTCACCTGGGCCACAGAGTGAGACCTTTCTCAATACGATAAAATAATtaactgggcggtggtggcacatgcctttaatcccgggagATCGGGAGTGACGTGGCAGAGACACAGCTACAGCTATttgaatgcatgtgtgttttccagctggaaactgaatttaaaaactatttttcaaaATGAAGACTCATTTATGGTGGGGTGTGGTGGCCTAAGTTTGGGTGATGTCAGTGCTGAACCAGGCAGATCCCTTGGACTCTCAACCTCAGACAAACCTGCTTGGGtgagtctcaaaaaacaaggcagATCGAACTGGAGGCGGGATACCGGggattgacctctgacctacactACCTCCCTCCACCCagtgacacacagagacagacaggcgggcaggcaggcaggcagataagcagacatatatacacacacaccagctaagACTCATGGATTTGGCAGATGTCAGTCATGAGGGATGAGGGAGTtgagggtggggggatgggatgcAGAGGGGAGAGCCTCCAGGTTCACTCGATGAAGCCTGACCTCCTAACCCCATTCCAGTGCCGACCCCAGCACAGCTTCTGGGTCCCACTTCCCGGAAGAAAGTGTTCCCAGACAATGCTGAGCGCACAGAGAATTGTCCATGGTCCATTCTTGCCTGCAGGGAAGCACAAAAGTGGGCCATCCTATGGGGGTCTTCCGGGTCTCCGGGCCAAAGCTGCTGACTATTGGCTACTCAGAAAGAACTTGTGTATGAGATGTGGCCTTCAGTCCGGACTCTGGCTATCCAGATTCGTGATGTCCTGGGAGGGGAAAAGCCACAGGCAGACTCAGCAGGGCCAGAGACAGCAAGCTCCCCACCCTGCCGCAAGCTCCCTACCGAGCCAATCCACACCCACGATAGGTCCCCTAGACTTTGCAGCTCCTCTCCCCCTTCATCGGGCACAGCTGTCCTCAGTTCTTCAGCCTCAGTCTCCAAAGCCCTGATCATTCAAATTGCATCTGCCACTTCCTGCAGGCCCTTGGGACCAACTCGCAACACCGGGCTCAGTTGCCTGTCCTTTGAAGCTGACTACAGCTTAGCTCTTGTCTTTGTGTCCCAGAAGACTGCAGCAAGGGGGGAGGATGGCATTTGAACTGAAGCCTAAAAATCAGATGTGGGGGGGTCAAATAGATGGCTCAGTCGGTAAAGGTCTTTGCCAGTAAGACTGGCAAGCTGACTTCCATCCATCCCTAGAACCAACTCCCAGGAGTTGTTTCTGATCTCCACCCGTGCGCCGTGACACTCACACACCCGTGCACACGTATCAGGAAAGTCAGAAGACCTGTGGCTATGCTGACCCGTCCTTACCCCCGCTCTCACCTGCTCGGCCTTCCTGGACAGGAAGTGGGCGTAACTGTGTCCCTTGTATTCGCCTCTGGACTGCATCAGGGTGCAGATGGTGCAGCTGCGGGTGGCCGCAAACTTGTTCAGTGTGCCAAAGGCACAGGGTGGCGGCCTGTTAGCGAGGCTCCGGCCTTCCTCTGAGAGGCTGGCCTTCTGTCTCTCTAAGGTGGCCACCAGCTTCCTGAGGGAGGCATCCGAGAACTCGTTAAAAAAACGCTTGAAGCTGGGGTACTTCCGGATCTAGAACGGAAGTGGAGTCGTCAGTGCTGCAGCCTGCGGGGTCTCCCCGACTCCCGCCCCAGTCTGCTCCCTAGCATCCTGGGAGAGCACCCCTTCATTAAATCCCTCCACCACCCTACCCTCACTTCTATAAGATATGGCTTGCAGCTGcagggcaaaacaaaacaaacaaaaaccaacgcGTGTGTACGGAGAGCCAATATGGCACGGAACTCGTCGCCTTGAGCCTCCATTCAGCTAGAAAAGTGGGGGTGACCAGATCCCCTCTCCAAAACGGTTGGAAATAGACTCAAGAGGCCAGGAAAAACACTCAATAGATTCTCAGCCCCACACTAAGGTCCTTCCGGCTAATTTACTTCTCTTCATATCCGGACATGGTAACTGGGGTCTccaggaggtgggaggtgggagaccCAAAGACAAAGACTTAGGTCACACATGAGATTTATTTGAGATCCTGGGCACACCGATGGGGATAAGGACCTGGACAAGGATGGTAAGGTGGCCCAGGCAGTGATGTGTGGATGCCTCCTAGGGAGGACTGCTAAGGTCTTCCGCCAGGGTGGAGGCTGcttgaaagaacaaagaactggGTTGAGCAAAGCTGCTTGCTGGCAAGGCTGCGCCCACCAAAGGTGACCTTGTGGCAGGATCTGAGTGGTCGGAGGTGCTCTGGCTTTGGCTTGGGGCAGACCCTGATTTGGAGCAATTAGAAcattctggttctctctctctgtctctgtctctctctctctctctctctctctctgtgtgtgtgtgtgtgagagagagagagagagagagagagaaaatgtgcgTACACGCATGCGCATATGTATATGATGTTTGCACTCATGTAAGTGTgcatacagaggccagagaatCCTTGCTCTAGGGCTCTGCCTTATTCTCTTGAGACACAGactctcactgaccctggaggTCGGCTAACCACCATCAAACCCCAAcgatcttcctgtctcctcccatacagCTCTGTGTTCTGACAGGCACATGATCCCATGCTTGGCTTTTTTACATGTgtgcttgggatttgaactcgggctCTTGGCGGGCGGGCATGGCAAGCAGGCATGGAGGGCATGGCGGGCAGGCATAACACGCACTCTCcctgctgaggcatctccccagcctgCCTGCAATCCTATCATTTCAAGCTAACCTTCTCTTCACCAGCCTCGTGTTAGTGCTCTCTGTAGAGACACCTGTTAGTCAAACAAGGAATATCCCTATTTTTCAAAAGAGGTTCAGAGAGGTCAAGGGACATGACCAAGGTCACTCAGAAGTAGGGATAGAACCCAGGTCTCAGGGGAGGGAGCTCCCGTGTCTGCCTGGAGAGTTTGAGGGGTACTCACCTGCCTCCCTAGATCCCTGTCCACCTCTTGGAGACTCGCCACGAGCTTTTGGATCATGAACTCCtctgagggaagaaaggaaagatgagAGACTGTCCACAGTGACACCCAGCACCCATGGCGGGCAGCACAGCTGCCCAAATAGAGATGTATGTTCTATCTAAGCGCCTGTGACTGAACTCAACTCCACCTGACACACAGGACAGCTGAGGGCTCCTAACCTCAGGAATGGAAGCTTGCGCTCAGAGTGGCCAGCCAAAACATGTGGAGGGGAACGTCCCTTGGCCATGGGTGCTGTCACAACAGGAGGGCTACTTGGCTGTGCTATGGCTCTTTGGTGTTGATTTGAACCGGACTTAGTAAAATATGCAGGAAACTCACGGAGAGGTTGTAACAAACAGCTTGAATTGGACCAAGGTAGAATCATTTATACCAGTGAGACTGACTAAGGTCCCTAAAGCCATCAGTATCCCTGCCCAGCAGCCTCAGTTTAAAGAGCACACCAATAGGGCCTGGAGGCatggctcagcaactaagagcactggctgctcttccagaggtcctgagctcaaatcccagcaaccacatggtggctcacaaccatctgtaatgggatctggtgccctcttctggcaggaAGGTGTACGTGTGGATagagcacacatatgcataaagtaaataaaataaatctttttaaaaaaaaaaaacgagcacACCACTGGCGCCTGTCCACTCATCAGAGCATCCCCTACTTAGCCTGGGGCATGTGGAAGAGAAACTAGCTGAAGCTACCCCAGAGGGCGCAGGATATACTGACTAGATTCCCAGGCTCGCTCTGGTGAAGGCCCCTCATCTGGTGTGTGACTCCTGGCCTGGAAAGGCGCTCCTGGGGACCCAGCTGGTGCCCCTCCTGCAGCCTCCGTCTTCTGGAACTCCAGGCTTTCTGAAAGGGATTGCAGAAAAGTGGCTGAGCTTGGCATCTGTCTCAGCccttgggggaggagggggaaggaggccaGCCCTGCCCTGCTTCTGAGGGGATCTGTGTTCCTTCTCTGCCCTCTGCTTCCCCACAGGCCACAGTTTAAGAAGCACATGGACGTGCCCATGGCTCTCACCCAGCAAGATCACCTCCCCTTTAAATGGGCAAGCCTCGGCCCAGTCAGTCCAAACTTCGCCTGACTCTGTTGTCAAATGGGAATCAGAAGACAGAGTTAACTGAGATAGTACTGTCTAAACAGCAGGTACTGCACAAGAGCAGGGAAATCATTGCACAGCAATGGTCCTCACGTTCTACTGCAGTCACCTTGAAATCCTGGTGTGTCTCTATTAACGTTCCCTAGTGACATCTGACAACCAGAGATCTAGCAACACctttggctctggctgtcctagaacccgcTCTGTAGAACagagctgccctcaaactcacagagatccacctgcctctgcctcccaagtgctgggattaaaggcgtgcgccaccacttcccggtgatgcctttgtttttaagaaagggaACTCAGAGTTTTTTGGTAGGTGTCCTGCTGAAATTGACATCTTCACCTCTCCACTCTTCTCACAGCAGAAAGCAGAGGGCAAGGCTTGAAGTTACCATGGTAACGCCAGGCCTGCTCACCTGGGCTGCTGGAGATGGAAGCTCTGTGGCCACTGACACACATGGGCAGGAAGCCGTGCTTCTTGGGTGGCCGGGCCTCTAGGCTGCCAGAGCCTGGAGTCCCTGAAGCCTCTGTTTTCTTAGAATCCTTGGAGCTGTGTTTCCTGAGAGAAAAGGCTCTCCGGAGGTTAGACTTCTTCACCTGGGACTTCACCTTGCCGGCTGGGGCCGGGTTTTCTCCggccttctctgcctcctgcgcTTGAGCTTCctatggggagaaagagagaaactgagtCAGGCCTCCCTGGCCTCAAGAAGGTCAAAGGTGAACTATGGCCTAGAAGGATCAGGAGGGGCAAAGGCCTTTGGTGCTAGGGAGTGTTGTCTGGGAAGGCCAGTCCGGAGCTTAGAATGCAGCAGAGAGGTGGGGGTCCCTGGAAGGAGGGGTGAGGGTCCCCAGAAGAGCAGGATCATCCCAGAGGGCATCCTCACCTGCTCTCCCCTCTCGTCCTCTGCACTCTGGAGCAAGGCCAGGATCTTCCGCCTGAATTCTCCTACGAAAAGGACAGGGTTCCTTACAAAGGCCTCTGAGGTCGGGGCCAGGTCCACACACCCCAGCTTTTCTGTTGTCAATCTTTTCTTTCCATGTGCATTCTGGAGTGCAAACTTTAAGGGCTGTGCTATCTCTCCAGTATCCCTTGCCTCCCCCGAAGCGGTTTAAAGCGTCTCCAGATGTTAGACAGTATTTTAGATCCAGGCTTGGTTCTGTCAACAATAAACTGATAActgtggggactggagagatggctcagcggttaagagcaccgactgctcttccagaggtcctgagttcaattcccagaaaccacatggtggctcatagccatctataatggaatctgatgccctcttctggtatgtctgaagacagctacagtgtagtgatataaaataaataagtaaatcttaaaaaacaaaacaaaacaaaacaaaaaaaaaaactggggctggtgagatggctcagtgggtaagagcacccgactgctcttccaaaggtccagagttcaaatcccagcaaccacatggtggctcacaaccatccctaacgagatctgacgccctcttctggagtgtctgaagacagctacagtgtacttacagataatcaataaataaatctttaaaaaaaaaaaaaactgatggggctgcagagatggctcagaggttaggagcactgactgctcttccagaggtcttgagttcaattcccagcaaccacatggtggctcacaaccatctctaatgggatctgatgccctcttctggtgtgactgagaaacatgacagtatactcacatacatacaataagtaaataaatcttaaaaaaaaaaaaaaaagccaggcagtggtggcgcaagcctttaatcccagcacttgggaggcagaggcaggcagatttctgagttcgaggacagcctggtctacagagtgagttccaggacagccaggactatgcagagaaaccctgtctcgaacaaaaacaaacaataataataataaaaccgaTAACTGTATGGAAACCTCCCTTCTGTGTTCTCAGCCCCTTCCTGGCACCACGGCAGCTCTCAGGCACCCACCTAACGGCAATAACCACGCTCGGTAGCAACACAACCTGTTGGCTGACAGGCCGACTCTACTATGCTTTACAGGCAGTCATTCAATTAGAACTTCCAGCAATTCTCAAGGGCCAGCCTTGcaaaatggggaaactgaggctaacGGGTGAAATGTGCTGTCTCCACAGCCCGAGGCCTCCCATAGAGAGACTGAAATAGGCCTTGGCCTCCCTCGCTCTGCCTCAACTTGCCCTTTCCAAATGGCAGAGTCTAGATAGATGGGCTATTTGCTGGAGGTGGGGGCTAGGGGTGGCGGAGGGGGGGTGTTTCTGAGGGGCAAGGGACTAACTGGATTCGGAGGCTCTGTCCAGCAGTGGCTTCTCCTCGGGTCCCTGAAATATGGCAGCTggtgtgtggagctcagagggaTGGGAGCCTCCACCATCTACAGACGGGACCTCTTGGAACTCAGGCGCCTCCAAGTCTGGGAAGCAGAAAGTCACAGTCAGTGTGTGTGTCAGCCACGCCCAGCAACCTGAGCCTGGGCAGGTGCCAGTGTACGCCACCCGTGAGCTCTGCAAGGCTTGCAAGGCTGTGCCGGGTCTGGGGCTCTGTTTGCGGATCCCGACCATGCTCTCTGCAGCCCCCCAGAACTGTCTTTCCttggcttctctttttctttccatggGGTTTCCTTACCTAGCCGCTGTTTTCGGTTGGTCCACTAGGGGGCAGAAGGTGCCTGGCTCGGTGCCGCGAATGAAGAAGAGCCATGGCCTAAACCGCCTTGCATGAAAATCTCTCCTCTTATGACTCCAAATCCACGCTCTCCTGACAACAGTGTCATACAAGTCTAGCCCCCATCCACCCTAACGCCCAGGAAGAGCCAAAGAGACCAGCCCTTCTCCCTCCGGCTCTGGCTCCTGCTTTGATGAGCCACGTGACTATGACAGCCCTTCTCTCCTGCACTCATCTCTGCAACAAACTCTGATACAGACGGACAATAGGACACTGGAAGGAAtcagaggcacagagacagggATAGGATAGTGTACAATCGGGAGAGCCTGAGGTACTCAGCTGATAGGCGGTTTGTCCAGcaggcatgaggccctgggttctagccCTAGTACCACACAAACTGGGTGGTGGTGCGCAAGCCCATAATTCTTGCGTTTAGGAAGTAAAGGCGAGCAGAaaagaagttcagggtcattttTGGCTCCACaagggagtttgagaccagcctgagcgaCATGTGACCCTGTTCCAAACAAacaccaaccaagcaaacaatcACAACAAAATCAGCCTGTGTGCATGCGGAGAGATGGCTCGTGGTTATGAGCACTTTTCCAGATGACCAAGTTTGagttacatggtggctcataatcaacTGTAACTCTAACTCCTAGGATTTGATgcccacctctggcctccacaaacacCAGACACGCATGCGGTGCCCAGACATACACGgaggcaaaacatccacacatattaaaagaaaaaaaaatgtagcttggAACCCAGGACCCTTGTCCCTGGTGCTGTTACAAAAACATCCCAGAGTGGCTAAGGACCCTGCACACAGTCACTTCAAAGGCTGAGGTGGGCTGCCTGTACCCAAGTGAGACCATGTGGAGGGGAAAAGCTTTggtctcttctccatctccatcctcccTACACTGCTCAAGGCCTAGTGTGGGCATCAGAAAGATTCCAGAGCAGGAGGCAGCTGCAGTTGCTATGGCAACTGCTAGAGCCTACTTACCAAGGCTGCTGGAGGTGGAAGCTCGCTGGCTACTAACACACAGGGGTAGGAAGCTGGGCCTCTTGGGCCGGGTTTCTGGGCCCAGGGTAGTGGCTGTGCCGACTCTCTTGGGTTCCTCAGAGGCAGGCTTCTTGAGGGATAAGACTCTCTTCAGGCTGGACTTCTTCTCCTGGGATTTCTTCCTGGGGAGTGGCGTTGGCTTTCGTGGAGGAACCGCTTCTGGCTGAGGGATTTGCACTTGctgtggggaggagaaagaaactgGGTTAGATCCCTGGTcttgaggagaggagaaaggcagCCCCAGACAGGGCCGACCCAGAGCGGGAGGTGGCTTCTGGAATTAGGGAGTGGGGCTAACTGGACGGGGAGGCGGGGCACGAACCGGGAGCTGCAGCAGCTCTGCAGGCGCTCTCTGATGCCTGCGCCTCACCTCTTCTTCCAGTTGGTCTCCAGCTTTCTTGAGCAATTCCACAATCTGCCAGATGACATCATCCTCTGCAAGAGAGCATGGGTCCCACCACTCCTAGGTATGCAGACAGTATCCAGATCTGGACTCCCAGGGAAAACGAAACCAGCCTGGATCCCTCAGGATTGAGGTTCCCCAATACCCAAAGACCCTCCCATCCCCCCCCAATACCCAAAGACCCTCTCATCCCCCACCATCCTGACTGAATATGGGAAAGTATTTTTGAGGCAAAGTAtgactttttaaatgtgttaattttttataattcaaTTATTAGGGagaagagaaacacatgtggcgaTCAGAGGACATCTCTTggaagccagttctctccttttattatatgggtcccaggaatcaaactcacatCATCGGGGCTTGCTGGAAcatgcctttaccctctgagtcatctcacaACCCAAAGCATGATGTTTTATGCAGGGATTTAAGGCCCGATGTCCACCTGCCCTGTCAACTGAGCTTTCTAGATCTGGGAACTTTGAATTGGTGGTGGCTAAATCACTTTCCCCTCCGGATCTTTACAGCTTTCCCTGCGAAATATGGGTCACAATCTCTCATGGGCTGTCAGGACATCAAACAAAGGAGCAGGAGTTAGAAACATTTCCCAAGGCTGATTCCAAGTCTTCCAGCCCCACATAATAACAGGTCCCTATCCTAAGGCACAGAGAGGACATCAGCTGGCGCTCCACAGGTCACACTGGACCTGCCCCATGGCTGCTTCCACTACTCCTCACACCAGAACATTTCCTTGGGTGGCTTGTTTTGCCTTACACAAGGGTGACGTGCCCACTCCACTAGCTGCACCCCAAAGGTCTGTTTGCATGAAATGTCAAACTAACAAGCGACTCTGCCCCCGGCTTCCTGTTTCCTGACACTATCTACAGTTCATTTTCCTCTCAGGCAAGGCAATGGTAAAGTAAATACCTTACAAACTGGCCACAGAAATGCCTTTCCATCCCTTGCATACCCTGCCTTTAAAAATGCCGCCCTCGTTTTTAGACAATTAAATGAAGAGGGTATTGTGAGGTGTTCTGATTGTGTATGAGGTTGGACGCACTGCTGAGAGACGGGTGTTTAAGTCTGTATGGATGAAGCTTCGTTTTATTCCCTGTAATTCTGCAAGAAGATTCAGAGCACACTGAAGGCTCTTCACTGTGGCCGTTGGACAGTTCTTTCCATTTTTCCATGTAGCTGCCTTGTTTAGTTAAGCCCAAGACCTTTTACCTGCTAACACAGGGTCCCTGTCTAACTACACCTTTAGTCTCTATTCAATAGATAGGTGGTAGGtataatagatagataaagatagaCATAATAGACGAATGGATAGATaagatgatagattagataggctagatagataagatataaatatataaaatagacaGAATTggtgataga belongs to Mus musculus strain NOD/ShiLtJ chromosome 17 genomic contig, GRCm38.p6 alternate locus group NOD/ShiLtJ MMCHR17_CHORI29_IDD16_1 and includes:
- the Bnip5 gene encoding protein BNIP5 (The RefSeq protein has 2 substitutions compared to this genomic sequence) produces the protein MPRSRNPSQGMPRDSSDSCGLSPVETPKGKKRARSLDRQVPRKKDPESSNTRCPSSATCRRTASDGARSSESPSHFAEAQGATAAALPPGEGRGFLPSEQGPPEDTKKERLPREAQQSWLRLVLNILLMRIEEPREKASRASKGKGDLPEAAEEPALRKKSHEKRTSRKKHSHRKPIAEEPPGPQTAEAQGREDVPPSLAASSAPHEIALGLICRGGPDSDLPQALPTEGDHAETPDSFGQASGPPLEEDPRKPDQDDVIWQIVELLKKAGDQLEEEQVQIPQPEAVPPRKPTPLPRKKSQEKKSSLKRVLSLKKPASEEPKRVGTATTLGPETRPKRPSFLPLCVSSQRASTSSSLDLEAPEFQEVPSVDGGGSHPSELHTPAAIFQGPEEKPLLDRASESREFRRKILVLLQSAEDERGEQEAQAQEAEKAGENPTPAGKVKSQVKKSNLRRAFSLRKHSSKDSKKTEASGTPGSGSLEARPPKKHGFLPMCVSGHRASISSSPESLEFQKTEAAGGAPAGSPGAPFQARSHTPDEGPSPERAWESKEFMIQKLVASLQEVDRDLGRQIRKYPSFKRFFNEFSDASLRKLVATLERQKASLSEEGRSLANRPPPCAFGTLNKFAATRSCTICTLMQSRGEYKGHSYAHFLSRKAEQDITNLDSQSPD